One Pseudorasbora parva isolate DD20220531a chromosome 4, ASM2467924v1, whole genome shotgun sequence genomic region harbors:
- the hsf2bp gene encoding heat shock factor 2-binding protein codes for MKTSNTANVASLSSAGEDVGSDCFVRVRKRDLEKLEAEVRTLREILPKVINSDFIDTFHKGRSLDAFKERSDREQQQQRDDCLHIRSRLEAALSDSQRERQEKLVLKQQLWECREQLQQQKGFCTELGAASCTLLWSASQKEEAIRDILADGKLEPFLSIAGQTLESFIKFLDDDAKPQQSYNSHEHHFVLALAGVVTNVAAVSCGRDFLSSSAHILLGTLMRLLGLMKPGVFPKLKVLMLMALYNITISVNGLKFISESPGLLPLLCALLEDPDPEVCLQSLRLLQSLLLERDVMSHMTTDFLGSFPLSRITHLASSRHPALKQTAKETLEDLASFTNIQNKVAEKEQ; via the exons atgaaaacatcaAATACAGCTAATGTTGCGTCTTTGTCATCTGCAGGAGAG GATGTGGGATCAGATTGCTTCGTTCGAGTCCGAAAACGAGACTTGGAGAAACTGGAGGCAGAAGTCAGAACTCTACGAGAGATTTTGCCAAAAGTAATCAATAGTGACTTTATTGATACTTTCCACAAAGGACGGTCTCTGGACGCAt TTAAAGAACGCAGTGACCGTGAGCAGCAGCAACAGAGAGATGATTGTCTGCACATCCGCTCCAGACTAGAGGCTGCACTGAGCGACAGTCAAAGAGAGAGACAG GAGAAGCTGGTTCTAAAGCAGCAGTTATGGGAGTGCAGAGAGCAGCTGCAGCAACAGAAAGGCTTTTGTACTGAGTTGGGTGCTGCGTCTTGCACCCTGCTCTGGAGTGCATCCCAAAAGGAGGAAGCGATCAGAGACATATTGGCTGAT GGTAAACTGGAGCCCTTCCTGAGCATAGCAGGTCAAACCTTGGAGTCTTTCATCAAGTTTCTGGATGATGATGCAAAGCCACAACAGAGTTACAACTCGCATGAACATCATTTCGTTCTGGCGTTGGCTGGCGTTGTTACCA ATGTAGCTGCTGTGTCTTGTGGACGAGACTTCCTGTCCTCTTCTGCCCACATCCTTTTGGGTACTCTGATGCGACTACTGGGACTAATGAAACCAGGAGTCTTTCCAAAACTCAAAGT ATTGATGCTAATGGCTTTATATAACATCACTATCAGTGTGAACGGACTGAAGTTTATAAGTGAGAGTCCTGGACTTCTACCTCTTCTGTGTGCCCTTCTGGAAG ACCCTGACCCAGAAGTGTGTCTGCAGTCATTGAGGCTCCTTCAATCTTTACTGCTAGAGAGAGACGTCATGTCACACATGACCACTGATTTTCTCGGCTCTTTCCCACTCAGTCGTATCACCCATCTAGCTTCAAGCCGCCATCCTGCTCTCAAACAAACAGCTAAGGAAACACTAGAAGATCTGGCTAGCTTTACCAACATCCAGAATAAAGTCGCAGAGAAGGAGCAGTGA